The following are encoded together in the Myxococcales bacterium genome:
- a CDS encoding zinc-ribbon domain-containing protein, with protein sequence MTAGARASRKSLAERYPRLAREWHPTRNRPLTPGEVAPGSAKRIWWRCSVDPTHVWRTAPYNRTSGSGCPMCSGRVATPSTALAAVSPELAREWHPTANGDLRPCDVRPASNRRVRWRCREDHRHEWDAPVNRRSAGIGCPYCAGRRVAPGASVADRFPDVAAEWHPSRNVKQPSELTPGSQYRAWWRCRRNARHVWQTAVVHRTTGGQGCPICSGRRTTPATSLAGKHPKIAREWHPVKNGSLQPTQVSARSHQRVWWLCSKDPQHEWQRAVSTQTAGGALCPFCSGRRVSPTNSLAALRPDLAREWHPTKNGKLGPASVTATAPRRVWWRCQWNDHHVWSTRVYCRSRMSTGCPFCAGNRPGKRKKRKRVKVRVPRMV encoded by the coding sequence GCAACCGACCCCTCACGCCCGGCGAGGTGGCGCCCGGGTCCGCAAAGCGGATCTGGTGGAGGTGCTCCGTCGATCCGACCCACGTTTGGAGGACGGCGCCCTACAATCGCACGAGCGGGAGCGGCTGCCCGATGTGCTCGGGGCGTGTTGCCACACCGAGCACGGCACTCGCCGCCGTCTCACCCGAGCTCGCGCGGGAGTGGCATCCGACCGCGAATGGAGACCTTCGGCCGTGCGACGTGCGCCCAGCCTCCAATCGGCGTGTGCGCTGGCGTTGCCGCGAAGATCACCGCCATGAGTGGGATGCGCCGGTCAACCGCAGGAGCGCCGGGATCGGTTGTCCCTACTGTGCTGGCCGGCGTGTCGCGCCTGGTGCGTCGGTCGCGGATCGATTCCCGGACGTCGCCGCCGAGTGGCACCCGTCGCGCAACGTCAAACAACCCTCCGAGCTCACGCCGGGCAGTCAGTATCGCGCGTGGTGGCGATGTCGGCGCAATGCGCGGCATGTCTGGCAGACGGCCGTGGTGCATCGGACCACCGGAGGGCAGGGCTGTCCGATCTGCTCGGGCCGGCGCACGACGCCGGCGACCTCACTTGCAGGCAAGCACCCAAAGATCGCGCGTGAATGGCACCCGGTCAAGAACGGTTCGCTTCAGCCGACGCAGGTCAGCGCCCGAAGCCACCAGCGGGTGTGGTGGCTCTGCTCGAAAGATCCGCAACACGAGTGGCAGCGCGCTGTCTCCACGCAGACGGCCGGCGGTGCGCTGTGTCCGTTTTGCTCTGGCCGGCGGGTCTCGCCCACGAACTCGCTCGCGGCGCTGCGCCCGGACCTGGCGCGCGAGTGGCACCCGACCAAAAACGGCAAGCTGGGCCCGGCGTCGGTCACCGCGACAGCGCCACGCCGCGTCTGGTGGCGCTGTCAATGGAACGACCACCACGTGTGGAGCACAAGGGTCTATTGCCGCTCGCGAATGAGCACCGGCTGCCCGTTCTGCGCCGGGAATCGCCCTGGAAAGCGCAAAAAGCGGAAGCGCGTCAAGGTTCGCGTTCCGCGGATGGTGTGA
- a CDS encoding DUF4157 domain-containing protein, whose product MSVLDTLQELGGCAGGKLIYYAAKYSAEVANVFKDKNKLNASAKAKFKPLFPHLNLDKVRIRPDCTLPGNWFTSSNDVVAMTFGYTIYCKGKKMQSTNKKLNILMHELVHVDQVRRRDNSEDKFACAYGKGFLAGGSYRKNPMENEAYDFVATNAFPE is encoded by the coding sequence ATGAGTGTTCTCGATACGCTGCAAGAGTTGGGGGGATGTGCCGGGGGCAAGTTGATCTACTACGCGGCGAAGTACTCGGCCGAGGTCGCAAACGTCTTCAAGGACAAGAACAAGCTGAATGCTTCGGCCAAGGCGAAGTTCAAGCCCCTGTTCCCGCATCTCAACCTGGACAAGGTCAGGATTCGCCCAGACTGCACGTTGCCGGGAAACTGGTTCACCAGTTCCAACGACGTGGTCGCGATGACCTTCGGCTACACGATCTACTGCAAAGGCAAGAAGATGCAGAGCACCAACAAGAAGCTCAACATCCTCATGCACGAGTTGGTTCACGTCGATCAGGTACGGCGGCGCGACAACAGCGAAGACAAGTTCGCGTGCGCCTACGGCAAGGGCTTCTTGGCGGGCGGCAGCTACAGGAAGAATCCCATGGAGAACGAAGCTTACGACTTCGTGGCCACCAACGCTTTCCCGGAGTGA
- the pglX gene encoding BREX-2 system adenine-specific DNA-methyltransferase PglX: protein MLASRGEPSTPDNAEQGVVWRSIADHWSETGFENEYISVTDVERTSLAKHPWSLGGGGASELKELLEDRAEKRLSDLVASIGVDTITRAGDLLEMPPTEYARLGVEPGVLLAQPIGEEIRDWALVARDSIAVPYDRATWVVEQLERWPGLARFLWPHRSWLAQRFVSGGTRMCDVGMPYWAIPQLPAQKHRTPTSIAWAFVATHNHFVLDRGGKVFNRSAPIIKLPESAAEDDHYALLAYLNSSTACFWMKQVFHDKGSGTDTGKWQDEPAKIAYEFAGTQLGECPIPAPLVDAADVVLARHAAKLAQARAGALEQRLRAELPQSGVALRELLAELEKDDASMLAQLVVLQEELDWRSYVRWDLCERELILEDPSVLLGVGVEVGHRPFELRLARRGLATGIDDHRLSPTLPDHLPDRLAKLWENRCQSLDASAELRIIETPDYKRRWFITPKHLAGAVLTFERRARETLSRMLFEELERGLSEGKAPLRAGDVVRGVLQNGFVSAAIGYLMPERDAAAVLTELLTDDQAPYIACLRFTGAGLEKHDFWRTTWDEQRAEDAGASAVPAVPPKYAREDYSTPRLWELRGKLDVPKERFISYPGCESDEDREPVYGWAGWNHLQRAQALAALYQDRKQREGWSKDRLTPMLAGLLELIPWIKQWHNEPSQEFEGLRLGDYFQSYLEGECRELGLTVEELREWRPERKSRAARATKKAKAAEVEGD, encoded by the coding sequence GTGCTGGCCAGTCGCGGCGAACCGAGCACACCGGACAACGCAGAGCAGGGCGTGGTCTGGCGAAGCATCGCGGACCATTGGAGCGAGACGGGCTTCGAAAACGAGTACATCTCTGTGACAGACGTGGAGCGCACGAGCCTCGCGAAGCATCCGTGGAGCCTTGGTGGCGGCGGGGCCAGCGAGCTCAAAGAACTCTTGGAGGATCGCGCCGAGAAGCGCCTCTCGGATCTAGTCGCCAGTATTGGCGTGGACACCATCACTCGCGCTGGCGACCTGCTCGAAATGCCACCGACCGAGTACGCGCGACTCGGCGTGGAACCCGGCGTGCTCTTGGCGCAGCCGATCGGCGAGGAGATTCGCGACTGGGCCCTTGTTGCCAGAGACTCGATTGCCGTTCCCTACGACCGAGCAACCTGGGTCGTGGAGCAGCTCGAGCGATGGCCAGGCTTGGCGAGATTCCTCTGGCCGCACCGGAGCTGGCTCGCACAGCGATTTGTATCGGGCGGCACTCGGATGTGTGACGTAGGGATGCCCTATTGGGCCATTCCGCAGCTCCCAGCACAGAAGCACCGCACGCCCACCTCCATCGCGTGGGCGTTTGTCGCCACCCACAACCACTTCGTCCTCGACCGCGGCGGCAAGGTGTTCAACCGCTCGGCCCCCATCATCAAGCTCCCCGAATCCGCCGCCGAAGACGACCACTACGCCCTGCTCGCCTACCTGAACAGCTCGACGGCGTGTTTCTGGATGAAGCAGGTGTTCCACGACAAGGGGTCGGGAACTGACACCGGAAAGTGGCAGGACGAACCCGCGAAGATCGCCTACGAGTTCGCCGGTACCCAACTTGGCGAGTGCCCCATCCCTGCGCCGCTTGTTGACGCCGCAGACGTCGTGCTCGCACGCCACGCCGCGAAGTTGGCGCAGGCGCGCGCAGGCGCTCTCGAGCAGCGCCTACGCGCCGAGCTGCCGCAATCTGGAGTCGCGCTCCGAGAGTTGCTCGCGGAGCTCGAGAAGGACGACGCTTCGATGCTCGCCCAGCTCGTGGTCCTCCAGGAGGAGCTAGATTGGCGCTCCTACGTTCGCTGGGACCTCTGTGAGCGTGAGCTCATCCTCGAGGATCCGAGCGTGCTGCTCGGGGTGGGGGTCGAAGTTGGGCATCGTCCGTTCGAGCTACGGCTGGCCCGTCGGGGTTTGGCCACGGGAATCGATGACCACCGCCTGTCACCGACCCTTCCTGACCACTTGCCAGACCGGCTCGCGAAACTCTGGGAGAACCGATGCCAGAGCCTGGACGCGAGCGCGGAGCTGCGCATCATCGAGACACCAGACTACAAGCGACGCTGGTTCATTACTCCAAAACATCTGGCCGGAGCGGTGCTCACCTTCGAGCGCCGCGCGCGCGAGACGCTGTCGCGGATGCTATTCGAAGAGCTGGAAAGAGGCCTGTCCGAGGGCAAAGCACCGCTCCGCGCGGGTGACGTCGTTCGGGGTGTCCTGCAGAACGGCTTCGTCTCAGCGGCGATCGGCTACCTGATGCCGGAGCGCGACGCGGCAGCGGTCCTGACCGAACTGCTCACGGACGACCAAGCCCCATACATCGCGTGTCTGCGTTTCACCGGCGCCGGCCTGGAGAAGCATGACTTCTGGCGGACAACTTGGGACGAACAGCGAGCCGAAGATGCCGGTGCATCGGCGGTCCCCGCCGTTCCGCCGAAATACGCACGTGAGGACTACTCAACTCCGCGGCTCTGGGAGCTGCGCGGCAAGCTCGACGTGCCGAAGGAGCGCTTCATCTCCTACCCCGGCTGCGAGAGCGACGAAGACCGCGAGCCCGTCTACGGCTGGGCCGGCTGGAACCACCTCCAGCGCGCCCAAGCCCTCGCCGCCCTCTACCAAGATCGCAAGCAGCGCGAGGGCTGGAGCAAGGATCGCCTGACCCCAATGCTCGCCGGCCTGCTCGAGCTCATCCCCTGGATCAAGCAGTGGCACAACGAGCCGAGCCAGGAGTTCGAAGGCCTCCGCCTCGGCGACTACTTCCAGAGCTACCTCGAAGGCGAATGCCGCGAGCTCGGGCTGACGGTCGAGGAGCTGAGGGAGTGGAGACCGGAGCGCAAATCCCGCGCTGCGCGCGCCACGAAGAAGGCCAAGGCGGCCGAGGTTGAGGGGGACTGA
- the pglX gene encoding BREX-2 system adenine-specific DNA-methyltransferase PglX, whose protein sequence is MALERASRGGMKMARPKKTTSKAKKNAELAPLADPRAPLDGAAFLKAAQRVLRLLADDLAKRATTSPAVTATLKARHAAEVEARRTADAFVVWQQSFVEQVAAAWLLSCVFARVLEDRGLLGRARIAGPGATDSQQLFLELAPSLTERDYLLTVFRELSRFAAARDLFDARHNPVWLLAPSAEVTKELLALFRTPNASEPAFRFGASDTRFLGDLYQDLSEDVKKRFALLQTPRFVESFILDRTLERAIERFGLNETTLIDPTCGSGHFLLGAFDRLFDHRLRAEPGLEPREAARKALDAVFGADINPYAVAIARFRLTLAYLEKAGFTLLKDAPALPLHLVVADSLLHNPQARGMTTVGAQQTFGEVSGQSRAIWDSDLYQLEDEAAAREVLHRQYAAVVGNPPYIAPKDHARSQQYQAMYPSARRKYALTIPFAERFFQLARARGAVGMITANSFMKREFGKTLIEDYLPTVNLDLVINTSGAYIPGHGTPTVLLFGTAEAARARKCTACWPVAANRAHRTTQSRAWSGEASRTIGARRASKTSTSL, encoded by the coding sequence GTGGCTCTCGAACGCGCATCACGCGGCGGCATGAAGATGGCCCGCCCCAAGAAAACCACCTCGAAGGCGAAGAAGAACGCCGAGCTCGCTCCGCTCGCCGATCCGCGCGCGCCCCTCGATGGCGCGGCGTTCCTCAAGGCCGCCCAGCGCGTGCTGCGCTTGCTCGCGGACGATCTCGCCAAGCGCGCGACGACGTCGCCGGCGGTGACGGCCACGCTGAAGGCGCGGCACGCGGCGGAGGTCGAGGCGCGCCGCACCGCTGACGCCTTCGTGGTGTGGCAGCAGAGCTTCGTGGAGCAGGTCGCGGCGGCCTGGCTGCTCTCGTGCGTGTTCGCCCGCGTGCTCGAAGACCGGGGGCTGCTCGGCCGCGCGCGCATCGCCGGGCCCGGGGCCACCGACAGCCAGCAGCTGTTCCTGGAGCTCGCCCCTTCTCTCACCGAGCGCGACTACCTGCTCACGGTCTTCCGCGAGCTCTCGCGCTTCGCGGCGGCGCGGGATCTCTTCGATGCGCGGCACAACCCCGTTTGGCTCCTGGCGCCGAGCGCGGAGGTCACGAAGGAGCTGCTCGCCCTCTTCCGCACGCCGAACGCGAGCGAGCCCGCCTTCCGCTTCGGCGCCAGCGACACGCGCTTCCTGGGCGATCTGTACCAAGACCTGTCGGAAGACGTGAAGAAGCGCTTCGCCCTGCTCCAAACGCCACGCTTCGTCGAGAGCTTCATCCTCGATCGCACGCTGGAGCGCGCCATCGAGCGCTTCGGCCTGAACGAGACCACGCTCATCGATCCGACCTGCGGCAGCGGCCACTTCTTGCTCGGAGCGTTCGATCGCCTGTTCGACCATCGCCTGCGTGCCGAACCCGGGCTCGAGCCCCGCGAAGCCGCGCGCAAGGCCCTCGACGCGGTGTTCGGCGCGGATATCAACCCCTACGCCGTCGCCATCGCGCGCTTCCGGCTGACGCTCGCGTACCTGGAGAAGGCGGGCTTCACGCTGCTAAAGGACGCACCGGCGTTGCCGCTGCACCTGGTGGTGGCAGATTCGTTGCTGCACAACCCGCAGGCGCGCGGCATGACCACGGTCGGCGCGCAACAGACCTTCGGCGAGGTCAGCGGCCAGTCGCGCGCGATCTGGGACAGCGATCTCTACCAGCTCGAGGACGAAGCCGCGGCGCGGGAGGTGCTCCACCGGCAGTACGCGGCGGTGGTCGGGAACCCGCCGTACATTGCACCGAAGGACCACGCTCGGTCACAACAATACCAGGCGATGTATCCCTCAGCGCGGCGCAAGTATGCACTCACGATTCCGTTCGCGGAGCGTTTCTTTCAGCTCGCACGTGCTCGCGGCGCGGTCGGCATGATCACGGCCAACTCCTTCATGAAGCGAGAGTTCGGGAAGACGCTAATCGAAGACTACCTCCCGACCGTGAACCTCGACCTAGTGATCAACACCAGCGGCGCTTATATCCCCGGGCATGGCACTCCCACCGTTCTGCTTTTCGGGACGGCAGAGGCAGCCAGGGCAAGAAAGTGCACAGCGTGCTGGCCAGTCGCGGCGAACCGAGCACACCGGACAACGCAGAGCAGGGCGTGGTCTGGCGAAGCATCGCGGACCATTGGAGCGAGACGGGCTTCGAAAACGAGTACATCTCTGTGA
- the pglW gene encoding BREX system serine/threonine kinase PglW, whose amino-acid sequence MLSQARILLSGTTVHAHEREGLSFVEQNLPDRDPFHVWELFELIDPTSGRLYEIDLLVMGYAALYLVELKGGPGKYAGNANDWSRAEPGQPSRYMDPPLSLTNHKSKVLKSRLAHKLGERRIPWIQALVFLSAEGVELDLTAEGRVGVVTRRDVIRALTHHEFPGSERERTLRPIDRPTARDVVRAIGELGIRPRKGRAYVGPYELGEVLEDGTAYQDRVAQHRDRTSIRRRARIYLVPQQTSVERRQALLRAADREAQLLYELREHPGILRFADYVTDAPLGPTVLFDELPDALPLDAFMRQNPDLPAAERISLIAQIGRALAFCHKKQIVHGALSPESVLVRRRPDSGELETRVYNFQLGAGADLSATVHVSLLATKSFSAYQAPELREDPSRRAPVSDMFSLGAVAYFVLTGKAPAESGADLDERLAVDRSLNPRTVNDGIHSAAAEAVELATQLSPVNRADDVESWVEILVTETQHDGAREPDAVVDPLTAQPGDMLGDLMVEAVLGQGATARVLKVLWENDNRSYALKVSLGPEHDARLAAEERALRRLRSSRIVEHVTTRVLSERTALLLSLAGDRTLYRDLADQGPVSLDFASRYGDDLLSALVELEDKQIQHRDIKPANLGVGTATKGAYRLVLFDFSLAEASASDLGIGTTAYRDPFLRARGAWDAAADRWSAAVTLHEMLAGMRPSFGARAALDPEAKLAIAAERFDASVRTGLSQFFERALHRDAELRFASANEMLHAWARCFEAPALPVTPPTVESGKPEPEPEQLSDDRIALITPDTPIDSLPLSARAKNALDRAGATCAQDLLSLPDNRLSAVRGVGRGVAREILALRERWQSLTAVQLQPAEPFFAGYQGDDLMVSMAGLDETASQALVNAGLRSLRALAQTPGTQIAQLARAASLDESVLRALLEREHTLAGEREHPTTIEGFLEALMPRGKTQRRYFSALFGLSEPFLGRLDVTVRELADHFEKTPALFYIALMKQREVWSKQPAVTDLRERVRALLDGVGGALPLARAADLLVDALAHDREAAPELIRARAAGLLRVVAETEKAEPLGLRLSRLLDDQSWLVAREDLADVLRLLGERADELAARPVLASPAEVTRALVELTESTPLASLAPERLVDLAVSASRTAARSARFEIYPRGLPAERALELSAALLYVVQSAAFQRALTPELIQQRVSARYPEAQALPERPALDELLSRYGLIFDAESGSYHRPGERPNPTHTAALTKITSAVTGQPRAQDGRAATAQDFEDTVRALLERQALCVLGVTADVALDAARRLKQRFGLVPQSFDALLIAEMKQQIAKHRVDPEKVFETDRLGPGSPGWPNLLRLASSAADEVASRLFPPKEPLLLVQPGLIARYRLERFLARAIEASRDDDARAIFLLVPGRDTGTTPRINGELAIPGLLASQSTWIPREWLSNAHHAAA is encoded by the coding sequence GTGCTGAGCCAGGCCCGAATTCTGCTGTCGGGGACGACCGTCCACGCGCACGAGCGCGAGGGGCTGAGCTTCGTCGAGCAGAACCTACCGGACCGCGATCCGTTCCACGTCTGGGAGCTCTTCGAGCTGATCGACCCGACGAGCGGGCGACTCTACGAGATCGACCTTCTGGTGATGGGGTACGCCGCGCTCTACTTGGTCGAGCTCAAGGGCGGTCCCGGCAAGTACGCGGGCAACGCCAACGACTGGTCGCGCGCCGAGCCGGGCCAGCCGTCTCGGTACATGGACCCGCCGCTGTCCCTGACCAACCACAAGTCGAAGGTCTTGAAGAGCCGCCTCGCGCACAAGCTCGGGGAACGGCGCATCCCGTGGATCCAGGCGCTCGTCTTCCTGAGCGCGGAGGGCGTCGAGCTCGACCTCACTGCGGAAGGTCGCGTGGGGGTGGTCACCCGGCGAGACGTGATCCGCGCGCTGACCCACCACGAGTTTCCCGGTTCGGAGCGCGAGCGCACGTTGCGCCCCATCGATCGTCCGACCGCACGGGATGTGGTGCGGGCGATTGGCGAGCTCGGCATTCGGCCGCGCAAGGGCCGTGCATACGTGGGGCCGTACGAGCTCGGGGAAGTGCTCGAAGACGGGACCGCGTATCAGGACCGCGTCGCACAGCACCGCGACCGGACGAGCATTCGCCGGCGCGCGCGCATCTACCTGGTGCCGCAGCAGACTAGCGTCGAGCGCCGCCAGGCCCTGCTCCGGGCGGCCGATCGCGAGGCCCAGCTCTTGTACGAGCTGCGCGAGCACCCGGGGATCTTGCGCTTCGCCGACTACGTCACCGACGCGCCGCTCGGGCCAACCGTGCTCTTCGACGAGCTGCCGGACGCGCTGCCACTCGATGCGTTCATGCGCCAGAACCCCGACCTGCCCGCCGCCGAGCGCATCAGCTTGATCGCGCAGATCGGGCGGGCGCTCGCGTTCTGTCACAAGAAGCAGATCGTCCACGGGGCGCTGAGCCCCGAGTCCGTGCTGGTGCGGCGCCGGCCCGACTCGGGTGAGCTCGAGACCCGCGTCTACAACTTCCAGCTCGGGGCGGGCGCGGATCTGAGCGCGACGGTCCACGTGTCTTTGCTCGCAACCAAGAGCTTCTCCGCGTACCAGGCGCCGGAGCTGCGCGAGGATCCCTCGCGGCGCGCGCCCGTGTCCGACATGTTCAGCCTGGGCGCGGTCGCGTATTTCGTGCTGACGGGCAAGGCCCCCGCGGAGTCGGGCGCCGATCTCGACGAGCGGCTCGCGGTCGACCGCAGCCTCAACCCTCGCACCGTCAACGACGGGATCCACTCCGCCGCCGCGGAGGCGGTGGAGCTCGCCACTCAGCTCTCGCCGGTGAATCGCGCCGACGACGTCGAGAGCTGGGTCGAGATCCTGGTCACCGAAACGCAGCACGACGGCGCCCGCGAGCCCGATGCCGTCGTCGATCCGCTGACGGCGCAGCCGGGCGACATGCTGGGCGACCTGATGGTCGAAGCCGTCCTGGGACAAGGCGCGACCGCGCGTGTGCTGAAGGTTCTCTGGGAGAACGACAACCGCAGCTATGCGCTCAAGGTGAGCCTGGGCCCGGAGCACGACGCGCGGCTCGCCGCCGAGGAACGCGCGCTCCGGCGCCTGCGCAGCTCACGCATCGTCGAGCACGTCACGACGCGCGTGCTCTCCGAACGCACGGCGCTGCTCCTGTCGCTCGCGGGTGACCGCACGCTGTATCGCGACCTCGCCGATCAAGGCCCGGTCTCCCTCGACTTCGCCTCTCGCTACGGAGACGACCTCCTGAGCGCGCTGGTCGAGCTCGAGGACAAGCAGATCCAGCATCGCGACATCAAGCCCGCAAACCTCGGCGTCGGCACCGCGACGAAAGGCGCGTATCGCCTGGTGCTGTTCGACTTCTCACTGGCCGAGGCGAGCGCAAGCGATCTCGGCATCGGCACCACCGCGTATCGCGACCCGTTTCTGCGCGCGCGTGGGGCGTGGGACGCCGCCGCCGATCGCTGGAGCGCCGCGGTCACGCTGCACGAGATGCTCGCCGGCATGCGTCCGAGCTTCGGCGCGCGCGCCGCGCTCGACCCGGAGGCCAAGCTCGCCATTGCCGCCGAGCGCTTCGACGCCTCGGTGCGTACCGGCCTTTCGCAGTTCTTCGAGCGCGCGCTGCACCGCGATGCCGAGCTCCGCTTTGCCAGCGCGAACGAGATGCTGCACGCCTGGGCGCGCTGCTTCGAGGCGCCCGCGCTGCCCGTGACTCCGCCGACCGTCGAGTCGGGAAAACCCGAGCCGGAGCCCGAGCAGCTCAGCGACGATCGGATCGCGCTGATCACGCCGGACACGCCGATCGACTCCCTGCCGCTCTCGGCTCGCGCGAAGAACGCCCTCGATCGTGCGGGCGCGACCTGCGCGCAGGATCTGCTCTCGCTGCCGGACAATCGCCTCTCTGCGGTGCGCGGCGTGGGGCGCGGCGTGGCCCGCGAGATCCTCGCGCTGCGCGAGCGCTGGCAGTCCCTGACCGCGGTGCAGCTGCAGCCGGCCGAGCCGTTCTTCGCGGGCTACCAGGGCGACGACCTGATGGTCTCCATGGCCGGGCTCGACGAGACCGCGTCGCAGGCGCTGGTGAACGCCGGGCTGCGCTCGCTGCGCGCGCTGGCCCAGACTCCGGGGACGCAGATCGCCCAGCTCGCTCGCGCGGCGTCGCTCGACGAGTCGGTGCTCCGCGCCTTGCTCGAGCGCGAGCACACCCTGGCCGGGGAACGCGAGCACCCGACCACGATCGAGGGATTTCTCGAAGCGCTCATGCCGCGAGGCAAGACCCAGCGCCGGTACTTTTCCGCGCTGTTCGGCCTCAGCGAGCCGTTCCTCGGCCGGCTCGACGTAACGGTGCGCGAGCTCGCCGATCACTTCGAGAAGACCCCCGCGCTCTTCTACATCGCGTTGATGAAGCAGCGCGAAGTCTGGTCGAAGCAACCTGCGGTCACCGATCTGCGCGAGCGCGTGCGCGCGCTACTCGACGGGGTGGGCGGCGCCCTGCCCTTGGCGCGCGCGGCGGACCTTTTGGTCGATGCCTTGGCGCACGATCGAGAAGCCGCGCCCGAGCTGATCCGCGCACGCGCGGCGGGCCTCCTGCGCGTCGTCGCTGAGACCGAGAAGGCCGAGCCTTTGGGCCTGCGCCTCTCGCGCTTGCTCGACGACCAGAGCTGGCTCGTCGCGCGAGAAGACCTCGCCGACGTCCTGCGCCTGCTCGGCGAGCGCGCCGACGAGCTCGCCGCGCGGCCGGTGCTCGCCTCCCCCGCCGAGGTCACGCGGGCGCTCGTCGAGCTCACGGAGAGCACTCCTCTCGCGAGCCTAGCGCCCGAGCGACTGGTTGATCTCGCTGTGTCCGCCAGCCGCACCGCGGCCCGCTCGGCGCGCTTCGAGATCTACCCGCGCGGGCTGCCGGCCGAGCGCGCGCTCGAGCTCAGCGCCGCGCTGCTCTACGTCGTGCAGTCCGCTGCGTTCCAGCGTGCGCTGACGCCGGAGCTGATCCAGCAGCGTGTCTCGGCGCGCTACCCCGAGGCTCAGGCCCTTCCCGAGCGACCCGCGCTGGACGAGCTGCTCTCGCGCTACGGCCTGATCTTCGACGCGGAGAGCGGCAGCTATCACCGCCCCGGCGAACGCCCGAACCCGACGCACACCGCCGCGCTGACCAAGATCACCAGCGCCGTCACAGGCCAGCCCCGCGCGCAGGACGGCCGCGCCGCGACCGCGCAGGACTTCGAAGACACGGTGCGCGCCTTGCTCGAGCGCCAGGCCCTGTGCGTCCTCGGCGTCACTGCCGACGTCGCGCTCGACGCCGCGCGTCGCTTGAAGCAGCGCTTCGGCCTCGTGCCGCAGTCCTTCGATGCGCTGTTGATCGCGGAGATGAAGCAGCAGATCGCGAAGCACCGCGTGGACCCCGAGAAGGTCTTCGAGACCGATCGGCTCGGACCCGGCAGCCCCGGCTGGCCCAACCTGCTGCGGCTCGCGAGCTCCGCCGCCGACGAGGTCGCGAGCCGCCTGTTCCCGCCCAAGGAGCCGCTCCTCTTGGTGCAGCCCGGGCTCATCGCGCGCTATCGCCTCGAGCGCTTCCTCGCGCGCGCGATCGAGGCGTCCCGCGACGACGACGCGCGCGCCATCTTTCTCCTGGTCCCCGGGCGCGACACCGGCACGACCCCGCGCATCAACGGCGAGCTCGCCATCCCCGGCCTGCTCGCTTCCCAGTCCACCTGGATCCCGCGCGAGTGGCTCTCGAACGCGCATCACGCGGCGGCATGA
- a CDS encoding ATP-binding protein — MADVVELPAVCGLENADAIVACCISLEAADVAEIDARRCESIDAFAIATIAAAVISRHSRAESAPRFRAPASSETSALFIRLGFQELCESPNGDWKPASTFEARQLRAHDPAFVDRLADEFAQGANGVVEEARFSVRLCFMELLTNAFDHSLSPIGCLVASLRDDSGMVDCAVADAGIGIPRALRQSLRPGIAGAQQTDTELLVQAVTSGLTSRRERSGGLGLGNVRQQVVMRDGVMTIRSLSAAASFGPGLRVRGEEQGSRLGGTTVHARFDPRRPLHDSKGHEQVEVF; from the coding sequence ATGGCGGACGTCGTTGAGCTCCCGGCAGTGTGTGGCTTGGAAAACGCCGACGCAATCGTGGCCTGCTGCATCTCGCTCGAAGCCGCCGACGTTGCCGAGATAGATGCGCGGCGCTGTGAGTCCATCGACGCTTTCGCGATTGCCACCATCGCTGCTGCGGTGATCTCGCGTCACTCCCGGGCAGAGTCTGCGCCTAGATTCCGTGCCCCCGCGAGCAGCGAGACGAGCGCGTTGTTTATTCGTTTGGGCTTCCAGGAGCTGTGTGAGAGTCCGAATGGCGATTGGAAGCCAGCCTCGACTTTCGAGGCGCGGCAACTGCGCGCCCACGACCCCGCCTTTGTCGACCGCCTCGCGGACGAGTTCGCGCAGGGCGCCAACGGAGTCGTCGAAGAAGCGCGGTTCTCCGTGCGCCTGTGCTTCATGGAGCTCCTGACCAATGCGTTCGACCACTCCCTGTCCCCGATCGGTTGCCTGGTGGCGTCCTTGCGTGACGATTCGGGCATGGTCGACTGCGCAGTGGCCGACGCCGGCATCGGGATCCCTCGCGCCTTGCGCCAGAGCCTTCGGCCCGGCATCGCTGGCGCTCAACAGACCGACACGGAACTGCTCGTGCAAGCCGTCACCAGCGGGCTGACCTCCAGGCGAGAGCGAAGCGGCGGGCTGGGCCTCGGAAACGTCCGGCAACAAGTCGTGATGAGGGACGGCGTGATGACGATACGAAGCCTATCGGCCGCAGCGTCGTTCGGGCCGGGTCTTCGCGTGCGGGGCGAGGAACAAGGATCCCGGCTCGGCGGGACGACCGTTCACGCACGCTTTGATCCGAGGCGGCCCTTGCATGACTCGAAGGGCCACGAGCAGGTGGAGGTGTTCTAG